The following are encoded in a window of Oncorhynchus mykiss isolate Arlee chromosome 11, USDA_OmykA_1.1, whole genome shotgun sequence genomic DNA:
- the tctn2 gene encoding tectonic-2 isoform X2 yields MANILSARVLCRCAYILLIVLITDAKSNVVFQPSYLVTSGPRLAAFLLGNTSGISLTLSSLSRSNPPGRLPPPSCSEDLTQWVLTQELVGKTTVRVQLSLNRSLLLCGNNNDTDCCPEPLCVLETLRVSACLGNTSQASLLIQARIYAQVFPTEPVSDNKTVIPNQVYRPLGSCSCDLTVGACDVRCCCDKDCSPEALKLFQGQCLSGPFGGEVSPVPDYLCIAQSAENAPDWFPFLCVISLPENNPFLGLFYEGDTITPKPRPSFQKPVLSAPLPTHIYQQGDPIFTISDQYFTIPQNSLVGQCVDNAPVAFLKNFQAQCVTRLLSCPTGPPLQTTPTELRVQVRDGQGGVVTVDVTDKMAVDLRPFVASPVAEDGRLLCENVTLALNYKFFWKGNGLTNITLTRILGNVLSASVGLTASYSVVFLNGDALAQPNSGNPGYQVGRPVIGGIVDTLGNGTVIQRTPVNLWKPVSSGLCASEGRIVLFGENSTAGCLLPVSLQNLTQCSLLSQNVASLQRALSTATHIARNGDPDVLNLTDWLNISFVELNSNQPVGGGIGICSGIPSHRHIHVRSIVTEVVGGLPQREIQAVEVSDHVSTWKFECGGGDPCLEPTGIQTFPVTSSITFTDISINTGPPKTRFQINFTEYDCDRNDVCWPQLAFPLTRYYTGESYSLSLAKGLILVFFFITASILGTPWKQIRQAWRSASL; encoded by the exons CCCAG GTCGCCTTCCACCCCCATCATGCTCAGAAGATCTGACACAGTGGGTTCTCACACAGGAGTTGGTGGGCAAG ACTACAGTGCGAGTGCAGCTGAGTCTGAACCGCAGCCTGCTCCTGTGTGGTAATAATAATGACACAGACTGCTGTCCTGAGCCACTGTGTGTGCTGGAGACTCtacgtgtgtctgcctgtctggggAACACATCGCAGGCTTCACTGCTAATCCAGGCTAGAATCTATGCCCAGGTGTTTCCCACTGAACCTGTGTCTG ACAACAAAACAGTAATTCCCAACCAAGTGTACCGGCCCCTGGGCTCCTGTTCCTGCGACCTCACTGTGGGAGCCTGTGATGTGCGATGCTGCTGTGACAAG GACTGTTCCCCTGAAGCCCTGAAGCTGTTTCAGGGCCAGTGTCTTTCGGGGCCCTTTGGAGGGGAAGTTTCTCCAGTTCCTGATTACCTGTGCATTGCACAGTCTGCTGAAAATGCCCCTGATTGGTTTCCATTTCTCTGTGTCATCTCCCTGCCTGAAAACAATCCCTTCCTTGGACTCTTTTATGAAGGGGACACAAT CACACCAAAGCCCAGGCCATCTTTCCAAAAGCCAGTGCTGTCAGCTCCACTGCCCACACATATCTACCAGCAGGGGGATCCCATTTTCACCATAAGTGATCAGTATTTCACCATTCCTCAG AACTCCCTGGTTGGCCAGTGTGTAGATAATGCCCCTGTGGCATTTTTGAAAAACTTCCAAGCGCAGTGTGTGACCCGTCTCCTTTCCTGCCCAACTGGACCCCCCTTACAGACGACACCAACTGAGCTGAGGGTGCAAGTCAGGGATGGCCAAGggg GTGTGGTCACAGTGGATGTCACAGATAAAATGGCTGTTGATCTGAGGCCCTTTGTCGCGAGTCCTGTGGCTGAAGATGGCAGACTGCTGTGTGAAAATGTGACCTTGGCCTTAAATTACAAATTCTTCTGGAAAGGGAATGGTCTCACAAATATCACACTAACCCGCATACTTGGGAATGTCCTTTCTGCTAGTG TGGGTTTGACAGCCAGCTATTCAGTTGTGTTTCTGAATGGAGATGCTTTGGCTCAGCCCAACTCGGGGAACCCAG GTTACCAGGTGGGCAGGCCTGTGATTGGTGGGATTGTGGACACCTTGGGGAATGGAACAGTCATACAGAGGACCCCAGTCAATCTTTGGAAGCCAG TAAGCAGTGGACTGTGTGCCTCTGAGGGGAGAATAGTACTATTTGGGGAGAATTCAACTGCAGGATGTCTGTTACCTGTGAGCCTACAGAACCTGACCCAATGTAGCCTGCTTAG TCAGAATGTGGCCTCTCTTCAGAGGGCACTGAGCACAGCAACACACATAGCGAGGAATGGAGACCCAGATGTTCTGaacctgactgactggttgaaCATTAGCT TTGTAGAACTGAACTCCAACCAGCCTGTGGGTGGTGGtattggaatatgttctgggattccctCCCACCGGCACATCCACGTTAGGAGCATTGTGACAGAGGTGGTGGGGGGGTTGCCTCAGCGGGAGATACAAGCAGTGGAAGTCAG TGACCATGTGTCCACTTGGAAGTTTGAGTGTGGAGGGGGTGACCCCTGTCTGGAGCCGACTGGGATTCAGACTTTCCCTGTCACCTCTTCCATCACCTTCACTGATATCTCCATCAACACAGGACCACCCAAAACCAG GTTTCAGATTAACTTTACTGAGTATGACTGCGACAGGAACGATGTGTGCTGGCCCCAGCTTGCCTTCCCCCTCACCAGGTATTATACAG GTGAGTCGTACTCCCTGTCTCTGGCCAAGGGCCTCATCTTGGTGTTTTTCTTCATCACTGCCTCCATTCTCGGGACTCCATGGAAACAGATCCGACAGGCATGGAGAAGTGCTTCTCTCTAA
- the tctn2 gene encoding tectonic-2 isoform X1, which produces MANILSARVLCRCAYILLIVLITDAKSNVAIPFLVFQPSYLVTSGPRLAAFLLGNTSGISLTLSSLSRSNPPGRLPPPSCSEDLTQWVLTQELVGKTTVRVQLSLNRSLLLCGNNNDTDCCPEPLCVLETLRVSACLGNTSQASLLIQARIYAQVFPTEPVSDNKTVIPNQVYRPLGSCSCDLTVGACDVRCCCDKDCSPEALKLFQGQCLSGPFGGEVSPVPDYLCIAQSAENAPDWFPFLCVISLPENNPFLGLFYEGDTITPKPRPSFQKPVLSAPLPTHIYQQGDPIFTISDQYFTIPQNSLVGQCVDNAPVAFLKNFQAQCVTRLLSCPTGPPLQTTPTELRVQVRDGQGGVVTVDVTDKMAVDLRPFVASPVAEDGRLLCENVTLALNYKFFWKGNGLTNITLTRILGNVLSASVGLTASYSVVFLNGDALAQPNSGNPGYQVGRPVIGGIVDTLGNGTVIQRTPVNLWKPVSSGLCASEGRIVLFGENSTAGCLLPVSLQNLTQCSLLSQNVASLQRALSTATHIARNGDPDVLNLTDWLNISFVELNSNQPVGGGIGICSGIPSHRHIHVRSIVTEVVGGLPQREIQAVEVSDHVSTWKFECGGGDPCLEPTGIQTFPVTSSITFTDISINTGPPKTRFQINFTEYDCDRNDVCWPQLAFPLTRYYTGESYSLSLAKGLILVFFFITASILGTPWKQIRQAWRSASL; this is translated from the exons CCCAG GTCGCCTTCCACCCCCATCATGCTCAGAAGATCTGACACAGTGGGTTCTCACACAGGAGTTGGTGGGCAAG ACTACAGTGCGAGTGCAGCTGAGTCTGAACCGCAGCCTGCTCCTGTGTGGTAATAATAATGACACAGACTGCTGTCCTGAGCCACTGTGTGTGCTGGAGACTCtacgtgtgtctgcctgtctggggAACACATCGCAGGCTTCACTGCTAATCCAGGCTAGAATCTATGCCCAGGTGTTTCCCACTGAACCTGTGTCTG ACAACAAAACAGTAATTCCCAACCAAGTGTACCGGCCCCTGGGCTCCTGTTCCTGCGACCTCACTGTGGGAGCCTGTGATGTGCGATGCTGCTGTGACAAG GACTGTTCCCCTGAAGCCCTGAAGCTGTTTCAGGGCCAGTGTCTTTCGGGGCCCTTTGGAGGGGAAGTTTCTCCAGTTCCTGATTACCTGTGCATTGCACAGTCTGCTGAAAATGCCCCTGATTGGTTTCCATTTCTCTGTGTCATCTCCCTGCCTGAAAACAATCCCTTCCTTGGACTCTTTTATGAAGGGGACACAAT CACACCAAAGCCCAGGCCATCTTTCCAAAAGCCAGTGCTGTCAGCTCCACTGCCCACACATATCTACCAGCAGGGGGATCCCATTTTCACCATAAGTGATCAGTATTTCACCATTCCTCAG AACTCCCTGGTTGGCCAGTGTGTAGATAATGCCCCTGTGGCATTTTTGAAAAACTTCCAAGCGCAGTGTGTGACCCGTCTCCTTTCCTGCCCAACTGGACCCCCCTTACAGACGACACCAACTGAGCTGAGGGTGCAAGTCAGGGATGGCCAAGggg GTGTGGTCACAGTGGATGTCACAGATAAAATGGCTGTTGATCTGAGGCCCTTTGTCGCGAGTCCTGTGGCTGAAGATGGCAGACTGCTGTGTGAAAATGTGACCTTGGCCTTAAATTACAAATTCTTCTGGAAAGGGAATGGTCTCACAAATATCACACTAACCCGCATACTTGGGAATGTCCTTTCTGCTAGTG TGGGTTTGACAGCCAGCTATTCAGTTGTGTTTCTGAATGGAGATGCTTTGGCTCAGCCCAACTCGGGGAACCCAG GTTACCAGGTGGGCAGGCCTGTGATTGGTGGGATTGTGGACACCTTGGGGAATGGAACAGTCATACAGAGGACCCCAGTCAATCTTTGGAAGCCAG TAAGCAGTGGACTGTGTGCCTCTGAGGGGAGAATAGTACTATTTGGGGAGAATTCAACTGCAGGATGTCTGTTACCTGTGAGCCTACAGAACCTGACCCAATGTAGCCTGCTTAG TCAGAATGTGGCCTCTCTTCAGAGGGCACTGAGCACAGCAACACACATAGCGAGGAATGGAGACCCAGATGTTCTGaacctgactgactggttgaaCATTAGCT TTGTAGAACTGAACTCCAACCAGCCTGTGGGTGGTGGtattggaatatgttctgggattccctCCCACCGGCACATCCACGTTAGGAGCATTGTGACAGAGGTGGTGGGGGGGTTGCCTCAGCGGGAGATACAAGCAGTGGAAGTCAG TGACCATGTGTCCACTTGGAAGTTTGAGTGTGGAGGGGGTGACCCCTGTCTGGAGCCGACTGGGATTCAGACTTTCCCTGTCACCTCTTCCATCACCTTCACTGATATCTCCATCAACACAGGACCACCCAAAACCAG GTTTCAGATTAACTTTACTGAGTATGACTGCGACAGGAACGATGTGTGCTGGCCCCAGCTTGCCTTCCCCCTCACCAGGTATTATACAG GTGAGTCGTACTCCCTGTCTCTGGCCAAGGGCCTCATCTTGGTGTTTTTCTTCATCACTGCCTCCATTCTCGGGACTCCATGGAAACAGATCCGACAGGCATGGAGAAGTGCTTCTCTCTAA